The Antarcticibacterium sp. 1MA-6-2 genome has a window encoding:
- a CDS encoding glycoside hydrolase family 3 N-terminal domain-containing protein produces the protein MKKSCLLFFLITHTLLSQDIKNAAYKDASLKVEGRVENLVSLMTLEEKIGQLTTPLGWKMYAKKDNTVEISELYKKEINNRHIGGLWGLLRADPWTQKTLETGLSPKEAAKITNNIQKYAIENSRLGIPLLIEEEAMHGHMAIGTTVFPTAIGQGSTWNTELINSMAEAIAKEIRAQGANVAYGPIIDIARDPRWSRVEETFGEDPFLISEMSKAIILGFQGETAEDLKNGEHVAATLKHFAAYGVSEGGHNGGAVNVGQRDLFQNYMYPVKEAVNSGVLSIMTAYSSIDGIPSTAHKGLLTHTLREEWGFNGFVISDLGSIEGLRGSHHIVSTAEDAAAVAMNAGVDVDLGGNGFDSALLDAVKSGKVSEKRINEAVKRVLTVKFKLGLFDQPYVNVENAGKVVRNPKHVKLAREVARQSMILLKNENDLLPLSKNLKRIAVIGSNADVQYNQLGDYTAPQAKENIVTVLEGIQDKMPHTQIHYVKGTAVRDTTQTNIPAAVEAAKNAEVAIVVLGGSSARNFKTEYLETGAATVSSSKEEILSDMESGEGYDRSTLNLMGKQLELLQAVVATGTPTVLVLIKGRPLLLNWPSAHVPAILDAWYPGQEGGNAVADVLFGDYNPAGRLPVSVPKSIGQLPVYYNYWFPTRRDYVENDAHPLYPFGYGLSYAEFEYSDLDLSVEGTGKDIKLHVSLKVKNISNKDGDEVVQLYVRDMTSSVLTPVKQLRGFERISLKAGEIKTILFELTPKELSLYNVEMEQVAEAGKFLFMIGSSSEDIRLETSFELQETIAIKN, from the coding sequence ATGAAGAAAAGTTGCCTTCTCTTTTTCTTAATTACTCATACGCTTTTAAGTCAGGACATTAAGAACGCTGCTTATAAGGATGCATCTTTAAAGGTAGAAGGCAGGGTTGAGAATCTTGTTTCTTTAATGACTTTGGAAGAGAAAATAGGTCAACTTACCACCCCTCTAGGCTGGAAGATGTATGCTAAAAAAGATAATACTGTCGAAATTAGCGAACTCTACAAAAAGGAAATTAATAACCGACACATTGGCGGATTGTGGGGCTTACTAAGAGCCGATCCCTGGACGCAAAAAACATTAGAAACAGGACTTAGTCCTAAGGAAGCGGCAAAAATTACTAATAATATTCAAAAATATGCTATAGAGAACAGCCGTTTAGGAATTCCTCTTTTGATAGAAGAAGAAGCTATGCATGGTCATATGGCCATTGGAACAACTGTTTTTCCTACAGCGATTGGACAGGGTAGTACATGGAATACAGAGCTCATTAATTCAATGGCTGAGGCTATCGCAAAGGAAATTAGAGCGCAGGGAGCAAATGTAGCTTATGGACCCATCATTGATATTGCCCGTGATCCCCGATGGTCCCGAGTGGAAGAAACTTTTGGTGAAGATCCTTTCCTCATTTCAGAAATGAGCAAGGCAATAATCCTTGGATTTCAGGGAGAGACTGCGGAAGATCTTAAAAATGGAGAACATGTGGCTGCTACTTTAAAACACTTTGCCGCTTATGGAGTTTCTGAAGGCGGGCATAATGGAGGCGCAGTAAATGTGGGACAGCGGGATTTATTTCAGAATTATATGTACCCTGTCAAAGAGGCCGTAAATTCAGGAGTTTTATCTATAATGACGGCATATAGTTCAATTGATGGTATTCCCAGTACGGCTCATAAAGGTTTATTAACTCACACTTTAAGAGAAGAGTGGGGCTTTAATGGATTTGTAATATCTGACCTTGGTAGTATAGAAGGGCTTCGTGGAAGTCATCATATTGTTTCTACTGCAGAAGATGCTGCAGCAGTGGCCATGAATGCCGGGGTGGATGTCGACCTTGGCGGAAATGGATTTGATAGTGCGTTACTGGATGCAGTAAAATCGGGTAAGGTTTCAGAAAAGCGGATCAACGAAGCAGTAAAAAGAGTTTTAACTGTAAAATTTAAGTTAGGACTTTTCGATCAACCTTATGTGAATGTTGAAAATGCCGGAAAAGTGGTGAGGAATCCCAAGCATGTAAAATTAGCCCGAGAAGTTGCCCGTCAATCCATGATCTTACTTAAAAATGAAAATGACCTCCTGCCTCTAAGCAAGAACCTGAAAAGAATTGCTGTAATTGGTTCCAATGCAGATGTGCAATACAACCAATTAGGAGATTACACAGCTCCCCAGGCTAAAGAGAATATAGTAACCGTACTGGAAGGAATACAGGATAAAATGCCCCACACCCAAATTCATTACGTAAAAGGGACCGCTGTTCGGGATACTACTCAAACTAATATTCCAGCAGCTGTAGAAGCTGCTAAAAATGCTGAGGTTGCCATTGTAGTATTGGGAGGGTCCAGTGCCAGGAATTTTAAGACTGAATATTTAGAAACAGGAGCGGCAACAGTTTCCTCTTCAAAAGAAGAAATTTTAAGCGATATGGAGAGTGGTGAGGGTTATGATCGTTCTACCCTTAACTTAATGGGGAAACAACTGGAATTATTACAAGCTGTTGTAGCTACCGGGACGCCTACGGTTTTGGTCTTAATTAAAGGCAGGCCTTTGTTATTAAATTGGCCTTCAGCACATGTTCCTGCTATTTTAGATGCCTGGTATCCCGGGCAGGAAGGTGGAAATGCTGTTGCAGATGTCCTTTTTGGTGATTATAATCCTGCGGGAAGACTACCTGTTTCCGTACCAAAATCCATAGGACAACTACCTGTTTATTATAACTACTGGTTTCCGACCAGGAGGGATTATGTAGAAAACGATGCCCATCCTCTTTATCCTTTTGGTTATGGATTAAGTTATGCCGAATTTGAATATTCCGATTTAGACTTATCTGTTGAAGGAACAGGAAAGGATATAAAGCTTCATGTTAGTTTAAAAGTTAAGAACATAAGTAATAAGGATGGCGATGAAGTGGTCCAGCTTTATGTAAGGGATATGACCAGCAGTGTACTCACTCCGGTTAAACAATTACGGGGATTCGAGAGGATTTCTTTAAAAGCGGGAGAAATTAAAACCATTCTTTTTGAGTTAACTCCAAAAGAATTATCCCTTTATAACGTTGAAATGGAGCAGGTGGCAGAAGCGGGAAAATTTCTTTTTATGATTGGTTCTTCCTCTGAAGATATCAGATTGGAAACCTCTTTTGAATTACAGGAAACAATAGCAATAAAAAATTAA
- a CDS encoding carboxypeptidase-like regulatory domain-containing protein, which translates to MKIKLLIFYSIVFGFLSQNGFAQDQTVSGTITDAQSGMPLPGVTVVEKGTNNGTASDIDGNYSIDVPSEAVLVFSMVGFGSYEVEVGQQTNIDVQLSEDMESLNEVVVTALGIKRETKALGYAMSEVDGEELVQTNTINPVRGLQGKVAGVSIGASDGGLFGNSKIQIRGVSSLNSSNNQPIFVIDGVILDNNVSNESPDWASNANDYGNILKNLNPDDYESVSILKGAAATALYGSRGINGVILIETKSGAR; encoded by the coding sequence ATGAAAATTAAATTACTTATTTTCTACAGTATTGTGTTCGGTTTTTTAAGCCAAAACGGCTTTGCTCAGGACCAGACGGTATCTGGAACTATTACCGATGCACAAAGCGGAATGCCTCTACCGGGAGTTACGGTGGTCGAGAAAGGCACTAATAATGGGACTGCCTCCGACATAGATGGAAATTATTCCATTGATGTGCCTTCTGAGGCTGTTCTGGTTTTTTCAATGGTTGGTTTTGGCTCTTATGAAGTTGAAGTTGGTCAACAAACCAACATTGATGTTCAGCTTTCTGAAGATATGGAATCTCTCAATGAAGTAGTTGTAACAGCTTTAGGTATTAAGAGAGAGACTAAAGCACTGGGATATGCGATGAGTGAGGTGGACGGAGAGGAGTTGGTGCAGACCAATACCATTAACCCGGTACGTGGATTACAGGGAAAAGTTGCTGGGGTAAGTATTGGAGCATCAGATGGAGGTCTTTTTGGTAATTCTAAAATTCAAATTAGAGGGGTATCTTCCTTAAATTCCAGTAATAACCAGCCTATCTTTGTTATAGATGGAGTAATTCTGGATAATAATGTTTCGAATGAAAGTCCAGATTGGGCATCAAATGCCAATGACTACGGTAACATTTTAAAGAACCTTAATCCCGATGATTACGAAAGTGTTTCGATTCTAAAAGGTGCTGCTGCCACTGCGTTATATGGATCAAGAGGTATTAATGGAGTTATATTAATAGAGACTAAGAGTGGTGCTAGATGA
- a CDS encoding SusD/RagB family nutrient-binding outer membrane lipoprotein, with protein sequence MKNTYKGILFFLMIFAIGCDKEDFAELNSNPSTVSEPELRFSITKAVEQMYGNDYTSWFYNAFDYTYPWSQVVTGGVNSGNTEGVVEMGPTGDQNIYASLIPTVRDIRARIDAMSPEQQEERRAMRAMTFPIQIQLTISLSDYYGSIIYSEAGMAPYTSPPLITPKYDSQEELFDIWLAELDAAIEDLLAPDQFEIGAQDVIYGGDYTKWAKFCNLLKLKIAARLVNADRAKALGIVAEVINSPAGYMSSLEDDFIYQRGIEYFGTGEGVQPGIGGENLIDFMVDNKDPRVRVLFEKNSFNGEVVQAFIDAGKPLPPYVEQYVQLDGSGNFAGWSGPGEPWVRYFGAPLAPDAVFEGGNDFYFNQGIVNRINLGGVEKTYESTSDFNERVVRTGYPFVYPTKPGGRVLELRDNYPPLEVILGSSAETYLYLAEFKLLGANIPGEAQEYFNRGVELSVGRLDELAENNRFPYYNEDPVYTNAELAAAGATALKSGEIQNLLSQPAYDLSSNGLEKVYIQQYINFAATPGDLWTTVRRSGIPKRNSEVFAWDPLLAGGSELIIPRRFMINTPTQDNKNFQNAMEAYTNQGFTTGTNDPNILNNERIWWDEENPDYGAGPIQ encoded by the coding sequence ATGAAAAATACATATAAAGGAATCTTATTCTTCCTGATGATTTTTGCCATCGGGTGTGACAAAGAGGATTTTGCAGAATTAAATAGTAATCCATCTACGGTTTCTGAACCGGAGCTAAGATTTTCCATTACTAAGGCAGTGGAACAGATGTATGGGAATGATTATACGAGTTGGTTTTACAACGCGTTTGATTACACTTACCCATGGTCCCAGGTAGTTACAGGGGGTGTAAACAGTGGTAATACAGAGGGTGTCGTTGAGATGGGGCCTACTGGTGATCAAAATATATATGCATCTTTAATTCCAACTGTAAGAGATATAAGAGCAAGAATCGACGCGATGAGTCCTGAACAGCAGGAAGAGAGACGGGCAATGAGAGCCATGACCTTTCCTATCCAAATTCAGCTTACTATAAGCCTTAGTGATTATTATGGTTCTATTATTTATTCAGAAGCGGGGATGGCTCCTTATACTTCCCCTCCATTAATTACTCCTAAGTATGATTCACAGGAAGAACTCTTTGATATTTGGTTAGCTGAACTGGATGCTGCTATAGAGGATTTACTGGCACCAGATCAATTTGAAATTGGTGCACAGGATGTAATCTATGGTGGTGATTACACTAAATGGGCTAAATTCTGTAATCTTCTGAAGTTAAAAATTGCTGCCAGACTTGTAAATGCTGATAGGGCAAAAGCTCTTGGTATTGTAGCTGAAGTCATAAACTCTCCTGCAGGTTATATGAGCAGTCTTGAGGACGATTTTATCTACCAAAGAGGAATAGAATATTTTGGAACAGGAGAAGGAGTGCAACCAGGTATTGGTGGGGAAAATTTAATCGACTTTATGGTTGATAATAAGGATCCAAGAGTACGGGTTCTTTTTGAAAAAAACTCATTTAACGGTGAGGTGGTACAGGCATTTATTGATGCAGGAAAACCTTTACCTCCATACGTAGAACAATATGTACAACTTGATGGATCCGGAAATTTCGCAGGATGGTCTGGACCGGGTGAGCCCTGGGTTAGATATTTTGGAGCACCTCTTGCTCCAGATGCAGTTTTCGAGGGTGGAAATGATTTTTATTTCAATCAGGGTATCGTAAACAGGATAAATTTAGGTGGTGTTGAAAAAACGTATGAGTCTACCTCAGATTTTAATGAGAGAGTAGTTCGTACTGGTTATCCGTTTGTGTATCCTACAAAACCTGGAGGACGTGTTCTGGAATTAAGAGATAATTACCCGCCTCTTGAAGTGATATTAGGTTCTTCAGCGGAAACTTATCTTTATTTAGCTGAATTTAAATTATTGGGTGCAAATATACCTGGAGAAGCTCAGGAATACTTTAACAGAGGAGTAGAGCTTTCGGTTGGAAGATTAGATGAACTGGCAGAAAATAACCGTTTTCCATATTATAATGAAGATCCCGTGTACACGAATGCTGAATTAGCTGCGGCGGGTGCTACTGCTTTAAAATCTGGGGAAATACAAAACTTACTGTCTCAACCAGCTTATGATCTAAGTTCAAATGGTCTGGAAAAAGTTTATATCCAGCAGTATATTAATTTCGCTGCAACTCCAGGTGATCTATGGACAACTGTGCGTCGTTCAGGAATTCCTAAGAGAAACAGTGAAGTGTTTGCCTGGGATCCTCTTTTGGCTGGAGGTTCTGAGTTAATTATTCCTCGTCGATTTATGATTAATACTCCTACACAGGATAATAAAAATTTCCAGAATGCAATGGAAGCTTATACAAATCAGGGATTTACAACAGGAACCAACGATCCTAATATCCTGAATAATGAAAGGATTTGGTGGGATGAAGAAAATCCTGACTACGGAGCCGGGCCGATTCAATAA
- a CDS encoding TonB-dependent receptor domain-containing protein, translating into MRGLGVNISQSIGIDHVYRQPGLQNEYGPGTLPGYVGYGEQDEQGNYYRFSPQFYYNEEGDPTLINHPGGGLSYGPRFDGREIQDYDGNMVPYLPQEDNMLDAYETGLNSNTHVAVSGGNEKGNFYLSDSYSTRTGVLPNNSFDRNSVSLRAAYELAPWLRANGSISFTQSAARNARSDISELFFSGGFERIYNTDKFSQRQYWQAPHGGVPSTNYGDEYAYAPNRGLWFGFNTMDDARKETVVRPIVGLSMDLAPGITLGVEGSMNYYTIHYESKSLGSGFANEGGGYTLDHSRDVSRTGKITLNANRQISDDLSIQLLVGGEIWDQERSNSNVRTDGGLVVPGRFFIGNSRRDPIGTAGVSGTKQINSLYFLSSFGYKEQLFLDVTGRNDWSSALVYTNGTGNNSYFYPSVSTSWIFDETFELPQWVTFGKLRASWAQVGSDTDPYAINQGYGIGSYEMEGGNFVYHNSISTTLVDREIQPERKNSFEIGADVRLFDNRLGLDVAYYDETIKNQIGSVPIPYESGYNNLFTNIGTLSNYGVELSLTVDPIRTEDFRWRSIFNYWNNTTKVLDLHEDYGDYKTLGGDISYGNFRIGSVAFEGGEYGVLMSDSAKKLWQSTDANGNPIDDPRNGMPLLNYSDSRRGAAFVRSGTVEEVGKVQPDFEGSWNNEFTYKGLSLSILMDARIGGHIASYSSRYGTAYGYLDASLRGRAPEFGGVSWTSTYPDTQGQQFGDGIIPEGVFQSGQTVTTPNGAVVEVGGMTYQEAFDQGYVEPTHAGYYHYFSNSWGGGVVNDDWFTELTYVSLRNISIGYTFPRSISEKLNARNLYIGVNGRNLAYLYNSMPNNINPESFRGTTSSDSFRERSFTPYQASYTMTVSLDF; encoded by the coding sequence ATGAGAGGATTAGGTGTAAATATAAGTCAGTCTATTGGTATTGATCACGTTTACAGGCAGCCTGGTCTACAAAATGAATATGGTCCAGGAACTCTTCCCGGCTATGTAGGTTATGGAGAGCAGGATGAGCAAGGTAACTATTATAGGTTTTCTCCTCAGTTTTATTATAATGAAGAGGGAGATCCTACTTTAATTAATCACCCTGGAGGCGGATTGAGCTACGGGCCAAGATTTGATGGAAGGGAAATTCAGGATTATGACGGTAATATGGTGCCATATTTGCCTCAGGAAGATAATATGCTCGATGCATATGAGACAGGTTTAAATAGTAATACTCACGTTGCAGTGAGTGGAGGAAATGAAAAAGGTAACTTTTACCTATCGGATTCCTATAGTACAAGAACCGGAGTTTTACCTAATAATAGTTTTGATAGAAACTCTGTATCTCTTAGAGCTGCATATGAACTTGCTCCATGGTTAAGAGCAAATGGTTCTATTTCCTTTACACAGTCTGCGGCGAGAAATGCCAGAAGTGATATTTCGGAACTGTTTTTCTCAGGAGGATTTGAGAGGATTTATAATACCGATAAGTTTTCTCAGCGACAATATTGGCAGGCTCCTCACGGAGGGGTACCAAGTACTAACTATGGTGATGAATATGCATATGCACCTAATCGCGGTCTTTGGTTTGGATTTAATACCATGGATGATGCGCGCAAAGAAACTGTTGTAAGACCTATCGTCGGTTTGTCAATGGACCTTGCTCCGGGAATAACTTTGGGAGTAGAAGGTAGTATGAATTATTACACCATTCATTATGAATCAAAATCTTTAGGATCTGGCTTTGCTAATGAAGGAGGAGGTTATACACTAGATCATTCAAGAGATGTAAGTAGAACCGGAAAAATAACTTTAAACGCAAACAGACAAATCAGTGATGACCTTTCAATTCAACTCTTAGTTGGAGGTGAAATATGGGATCAGGAGAGGTCTAATAGTAATGTTAGAACAGACGGAGGACTAGTAGTTCCGGGAAGATTTTTTATAGGAAACTCAAGGAGAGATCCAATTGGTACTGCTGGTGTTTCCGGTACTAAACAAATTAATTCTCTTTACTTTTTATCAAGTTTTGGTTACAAAGAACAACTTTTCCTTGATGTAACTGGACGTAATGACTGGTCTTCGGCATTAGTTTACACAAATGGAACTGGTAACAATTCATATTTCTATCCTTCAGTTTCCACTTCATGGATTTTTGATGAAACTTTTGAATTACCACAGTGGGTTACTTTTGGTAAATTACGTGCATCGTGGGCTCAGGTAGGTAGTGATACAGACCCTTATGCAATAAACCAGGGGTATGGTATTGGAAGTTATGAAATGGAAGGTGGTAATTTTGTTTATCATAACAGCATATCAACTACTTTAGTTGACAGGGAGATACAACCAGAACGAAAAAACTCATTTGAGATAGGAGCAGATGTAAGATTATTTGATAACCGTCTTGGGTTGGATGTTGCTTACTATGACGAAACTATTAAGAATCAGATAGGCTCAGTTCCTATTCCTTATGAGTCAGGTTACAATAATTTATTTACCAATATTGGTACTCTTAGTAATTATGGGGTTGAATTAAGTTTAACAGTAGATCCTATTAGAACAGAAGACTTTAGATGGAGATCAATATTTAATTACTGGAATAATACAACAAAAGTATTAGATCTACATGAGGATTATGGTGATTATAAAACTTTAGGAGGAGATATATCTTATGGAAATTTCCGAATAGGTTCTGTTGCTTTTGAAGGAGGAGAATATGGAGTTTTAATGTCTGATAGTGCAAAGAAATTATGGCAATCTACAGATGCTAACGGGAATCCTATTGACGATCCAAGAAATGGTATGCCATTATTGAATTACAGTGATTCAAGGAGAGGAGCCGCCTTTGTTAGAAGTGGCACGGTGGAAGAGGTTGGAAAAGTTCAACCAGATTTTGAAGGATCATGGAACAATGAATTTACTTATAAAGGTCTTTCTTTGTCAATCTTAATGGATGCTCGAATTGGAGGACATATCGCTTCTTATTCCAGTAGATATGGAACGGCCTATGGATATTTAGATGCTTCATTAAGAGGTAGAGCTCCTGAATTTGGAGGTGTTTCCTGGACTTCAACTTATCCTGATACACAGGGGCAACAGTTTGGTGATGGAATTATTCCCGAAGGAGTTTTTCAATCAGGACAAACAGTTACTACACCAAATGGTGCTGTCGTTGAGGTTGGAGGAATGACATATCAGGAAGCATTTGATCAGGGCTATGTTGAGCCTACACACGCTGGTTATTATCACTATTTTTCTAATTCCTGGGGGGGTGGTGTTGTAAATGATGACTGGTTTACTGAACTTACTTATGTTTCTTTGAGAAATATCTCTATAGGATACACTTTCCCAAGAAGCATCAGTGAAAAATTAAATGCCCGCAACCTGTACATTGGTGTTAATGGGAGAAATTTAGCTTATTTATATAATTCAATGCCTAATAATATTAATCCTGAAAGCTTCAGGGGTACAACGAGTTCTGACTCTTTTAGGGAAAGATCTTTTACACCGTATCAGGCTAGTTATACAATGACAGTATCGTTAGATTTTTAA
- a CDS encoding alpha-L-fucosidase, producing the protein MLRINKIRILVIFVLGFSCQLIEAQEEQGVHQRSEEYVAPKDPLVKEKLSKWENQKFGMLIHWGIYSVPGIMESWNLNSEDWIERDSTIAYNDYKKWYWNLDKIFNPVNFDPESWADAAEDAGMKYVVFTTKHHDGFNMFDTQQTDYKITNGPFQNHPKANVAKYVFEAFRNKGFMIGAYFSKPDWHSQYFWWDKYATPNRNANYDIEKYDWRWNKFKEFSFNQISELMHDYGSIDILWLDGGWIRPKETVNDEVRAWGAPIPEASQEIDMPKIAEMAREAQPGIIFADRTVHGPYENYQTPERKIPETKLDVPWESCLPLGNNWGYVPNDPLKSPTTVIHNLIEVVAKGGNMLLGVGPKPDGTLPYEVVNILEKIGNWLDKNGEAIYHTNAIDNYQDGNVFFTENGKKLYAIAVFEDESQLPGTISWSKNLPSEKAKITLLETGEKVRYKIKGNKLEVVIPQKIRSTKNISAIAFLIEN; encoded by the coding sequence ATGCTTAGAATTAACAAAATTAGAATCCTTGTCATATTTGTCCTGGGGTTTTCTTGCCAATTAATAGAAGCACAGGAAGAACAGGGAGTGCACCAACGATCAGAGGAATATGTTGCGCCAAAAGATCCTTTGGTAAAGGAGAAACTTTCGAAATGGGAGAACCAGAAATTTGGGATGCTAATCCATTGGGGAATTTATTCGGTTCCCGGAATTATGGAGTCGTGGAATTTAAATTCTGAAGATTGGATTGAGCGCGACAGTACTATTGCTTATAATGATTACAAAAAATGGTACTGGAATTTAGACAAGATTTTCAACCCTGTTAATTTTGATCCTGAGAGTTGGGCAGATGCTGCGGAAGATGCAGGAATGAAGTACGTAGTTTTCACTACCAAACACCACGACGGTTTTAATATGTTTGATACGCAGCAAACAGATTATAAGATCACCAACGGGCCTTTTCAAAATCATCCAAAAGCGAATGTTGCTAAATACGTGTTCGAGGCTTTCCGCAATAAAGGTTTTATGATTGGAGCTTATTTTTCCAAACCCGATTGGCATTCCCAGTATTTTTGGTGGGATAAATACGCCACTCCAAACAGAAACGCAAATTATGATATTGAAAAATATGATTGGCGCTGGAACAAATTTAAAGAGTTTTCTTTTAATCAAATAAGTGAATTGATGCACGATTATGGAAGCATTGATATTCTGTGGTTAGATGGTGGCTGGATACGGCCAAAAGAAACAGTAAATGACGAAGTTCGTGCCTGGGGTGCACCAATTCCCGAAGCAAGTCAGGAAATTGACATGCCCAAAATCGCTGAAATGGCAAGGGAAGCGCAACCGGGAATCATATTTGCAGATCGTACCGTTCATGGCCCCTACGAAAATTACCAGACACCCGAACGTAAAATTCCCGAAACCAAATTGGATGTTCCTTGGGAAAGTTGCCTGCCCTTAGGAAATAATTGGGGTTACGTGCCAAATGATCCTCTAAAATCCCCAACAACAGTAATTCATAATCTCATAGAGGTTGTTGCCAAAGGAGGAAACATGCTCCTTGGGGTAGGTCCCAAGCCAGATGGAACATTGCCATATGAGGTTGTGAATATATTAGAGAAAATAGGGAACTGGCTGGACAAAAATGGTGAAGCTATTTATCATACTAATGCTATTGATAATTACCAGGACGGTAATGTCTTTTTTACTGAGAACGGAAAAAAGCTGTATGCAATTGCTGTTTTTGAAGATGAAAGTCAATTGCCGGGGACAATTAGCTGGTCTAAAAATTTGCCATCAGAAAAAGCTAAAATTACATTGTTGGAAACAGGGGAGAAGGTTAGATATAAAATAAAAGGAAACAAGTTGGAGGTGGTAATACCCCAAAAAATCAGGTCCACTAAAAACATATCTGCAATTGCATTTTTAATTGAGAATTAA